The sequence below is a genomic window from Monodelphis domestica isolate mMonDom1 chromosome 2, mMonDom1.pri, whole genome shotgun sequence.
AActtttggatgaagaaaccaaagctatatgtatgtatgtatatatgtatgtatgtatatatatatatatatatacatatatataaatatatgaaaattccctaaaacattaattggaaaaatgtgaatcaaaacaTGTCTGAAATATATCATTTCacagacaaaatgacaaatattggaagggatattGAAAAAGTGGGGCACTAACACTGCTGATAGAACTGagtactgatccaaccattttggggaACAATCTAGACTATGCTCAAAGAATTACAAATTtgttgatctagtaataccatgATTAGGTTTATTTCTTAAGGTGAGGAAAAcaatctatatgttctaaaatatttttagcaactctCTTTggggtggtaaagaactggaaattgaagggatgcccatcagttggggaatacctaatatgattgtgatgcaatactattgtgctatgagaaatgatgagcatgttaattttagaaaaacatggaaagacctacatgaaagtGTGaacagtgaaaagagcagaatcaaGAATCTGTTACAGtaacacaaatatttttaaagaattatttttgtaaatttataaatagaaataagacatagttttacgtatacatatatctttttgtcaaatgattcctgCTGTAATGAggtgagaaaagggagggaggtaactgggtattttaatgtaataaataaataagtttaaattttaaaaagacaattgcATCaattaaaacagatttttttccaCTGGGCagattaggtttaggtttagTAGGTAGggtctttaaaatatttctctggGCAAATAACATATCCTCAGGCAAAGTAACCTATCCAAACATTCTGCAATTAAGGGAATAAGTACTGCTCTACATAGCCATCCAGCACTATTTGGAGGTGGCCACATGGGAGATCAGAATGGAGAAGAGAGGTTTCCAAGCATGGGGGAAATCCAGAGAAAATACCTGGAGTGAAGAGTTAGAGTGTCTTGTTGGTGGAATATCCAGAAGGCCAATGTTATTCATTTGAGTATCTAGTacttatgaaggactttgaatgccaaatagaaccttttgtatttgatcctggtggTCATAGGGAGCCAGTGAAATTTAGAGGGTAGTGGGAGTGACATGACCagatctgcattttaggaaaatcactttcatTATTGGAGTGGATTAAAGTGAGGAAAGAATTGAGATAGGTAGGCCCACAAAATAGCCTTGGAACACAAAACTCTCTCCCTGACCCCTCTTATCCTCATGCAAAATGTAAATAGTGAGTAGCAATGGTATCCATTATCATCTAAGAACTAAAACTAATGCTTCTTAGAACATATTCTATATGCAAAAGCTATAACTTCTGGAAAagtagaaggaaataaatatttcacCTACCATTTTTAGCATAGAAGTGAAAGGCATTACAAAAGGGAACGACTTCACAGTaaggagacaaaagaaaaaaaaaagtatatggaaAAATTAAGTAGATGAGAAAAGGAATCAATATAAGTAGCTAAAAGTAGTATGAGAAAAAAATTGTGTTAAAAATCCTCCCCAATGGAAAATTCTACAACATCTTACAGACACGCCAGAAATGTCAATAAAGGGGCTACAGAATTGCACAAAAGTGTAATAATAGAATTAAGAGAAGGAATAATGATGGAAAGTTAGGCAGAAAGTAGAGCTTTAAGAAAGATACTAATAAAACAAAGAGATGACAACTTTGAAGAGGTGATAGAAATCTACAAAACAATATgtgatatgaaaaagaaagaaaatttgaaacacACAAAAAACCCACAGAGGCATCAGAATTATCCACTgaataaaataatactaaaattagaagaatttGTTCTCAATAATCCCTCCAAAACTGACTAGACAGAAAACAAAGTAGATAGTTTTGGCTGAATAAAATTAACAAGTTTtgcacaaatgaaaacaattaaattCAAAGTGTAAGAAAGAGTTAATTAGGATgcaaattattgttttttctgaTAAATGACTCATATTAAGAtaaaaggaactgattcaaatgtaTGTGCATAAAATTCATTTCTCAATAGATAATTTCCAAAGGAAGATATCCAGTTATCAATAGTCatagaaaaatgcaataaattttgttcttttcaagtcatttttAATCATATTGGATTCTCTCTATgtgataccatttggggtttttcttggctaAGCTACTGAAATagtttgtcctttctttctcagCTCATGTTAcaggagaaaatggagacaaacagaattaagaGATATGTTCAGAGTTGAGCAGCTATTAAGTGcctaaagctagatttgagctcgggaagacaaatcttcctgagtccagatcAGGTGCTCTATCTATGCCATCACTTAGCAGCCCCTCTAGCAAAGTGCTCCCCACTTCCCTTCTTCCGGTCACATCTGTGCgctttattcttccttcttcttgcCCTCAAATCCCTGGGGTGAACCCTTTCCTCCATGCTGACCTCCAACCTTGGCCATGTGCAACAGAACCACTCCTTTTGTGGTCAGTGGGTCTAATTAGTGCAAAGAACAACACCCCCAATCCTCAACCCCCTCCTCCCATCTAAGGTACCTTTGTCCCAGAAGCAAGTTCTCTGCCCAACTCTCATCCCACTCTGTTCCTTGAGGGTAGAACAGGAGGCCTCCCACAAAGGAGGGAGGTAAAAAGGGCAGATGCCAGAAGCTTGATTACCAAGGTGATAATCAAGGAGGTTGTGGGAGAGGATGGATAGAGATTAAGTCTCTGGAATGGCTGTGGGGACTGTGTGTTCTATTCTTAATCCTTTTCTGATTTCATTGGAATTCTGGTAGCATCATCATTCATTCCCGGCTTCagattcctcctctgtaaaatagggagcTGAATTAGaggatttctcttttttcctttcattttccttaattcttttttaaattttttaaattttaaaatatttttccatgtttacatatttcattttttccctcccctccactcttcTCCACTCTAAAATTCCAACAGCACTTCCCCTGGGTAATACAAATGTTCTCACTCATACCTGTTaccgtattattcatttttgcaatagagcaatgttttaaaaccaaaaccccaagtcatatatctatataaacaaataagccattgtttttcttctcccaaagttcttttacttgatgtggatagcattctttctcatatatcccttgggattgtcttgtaatTAACAAAGACTATTACACTGGATTGTTCtgcaatgtttcattttctgtgtgtaatgttctcttggttctgctcctttttctctgcatcagttcctggaggttcttgcAGTTTATATAAAAAAttcttcagttcatcattccttatatcacagtagtattccatcatcatcatatacctcaatttgctaagccattccccaattgagggacacctgctcattttccattttttttttttgccagcatagagagtgcagctatgaatatttttgtacaaacatttttcattattatttctttagggtacaaacctagtagtggtatgactggatcaaagggtaagcatttttaaagccctttgggcaaagttccaaattgccttccataatggctggatcaattcccATGagttagatgatttctaaggcgCTCAATAGAGGCAGCTTTTTATGGTTCTCTAACACAAAAGACTTAGATGAGGTGATGCTGAAGTGATATTATAGCTGATTCCTCTAGGTCCCTAAGGAAAGATTCAGTATGTTTACTACTTAAATACAAGACTAGCATCATTCTTCGAGTATAATAAATTGTATAACTGTCCCTATGTCTTATGCCTGGATATAGTAGTGAAGAAGAAAGTTTCTTACTAAGGTGTTACAAGGCAGTGTGACATAGAGAAATAGCAAGAATGATTGACTTGGAATCTGAAGCATATCTTGTCTCTGGAACATAATAGTTAAACCACCTTACTCTAATTTTGAAGACATTTCCTATCTTTAGACTTCATTTTTCTtgcctgtaaaatggaggtactAATACCTCCCATGCTTACTTTCTAGAGTTGTGAGGATTGTATGAGATGATATTCGTGAATAAGATTTAGTGAAAAGAGCAATGGACTTGGGGtctgagacctgagttcaattctaacTCTATCACTAATGGGTAACATTAGGCATATCCTCACTGGGCCTAGTTTCCTAAGTCTATAATATGAGAGGTTTGACttgatggcctccaaggtcctttaaactctaaatctataatcctatgatcttaAGAAATTTGTATAATATAATCTTTCATAAATCTTTGAGGAAATAAGAAATCTCTACAGTGCTGGCTCACAGAccaacttaacaacaacaaagacCATATTATCATGAATTATTGCCATTCTCTCATAGCTTTCAGGACAACATTCAGTGGATTCTAATTGAGTTCATCCAGTGTTTCTTTCATTGTATTTAACCTTGAGGATATGGTCTCCTTTGTGCTCACTCAACCCCTTagcctctctctttcttcactAGTCTTCTGAGTGCCCCCTTTACCTCCTTGTTCCTCAGTGTATAGATTAGGGGGTTGAGACTAGGGGTTAACAAATTGTAGAAGAGAGTGAGGAACTTGCCTTGGTCCTGGGATGAATTGTTCCCTGGTTGCATGTACATGTAGATGATGTTCCCATAAAAGAGGGATACTACAGTGATGTGGGATCCACAGGTGTTGAAAGCTTTCCTGCGTCCAGCCGCTGACTTGATCCTAAGAACAGTTCGTGTTATGTACCCATAAGAGACCAAAATTAGAGACAAAGGTAGAAGTGTAAAGCAGCTGGCCAGGACAAACACTGTACTTTCAATGAGTGTGGTATCTACACATGCCATTTTGATCATGGCTGGCATCTCACAAAGGAAGTGGTCTACCTGGTGCCGACCACATCGGGGCAGCGTCAGAGTCACAGGGGACATGGCCAAGGAGTTGGCAATGCCACTTAGCCAGGCAACGGCCACTAGCTGCAAACAAAGCTGAGGATGCATAATGACTGTGTAGTGTAGGGGTTTGCAGATGGCAGTAAAGCGGTCGTAGGCCATAACAGCCAAAAGTATACATTCAGTGCCCCCTAATGCAAGAAACATGAAAAGCTGGATTGCACAGCCCGTGTAGCTGATGCTTTTGTCTGATCCACCAAGGTTAAAGAGCAGCTGGGGAATGGAACTTGTGGTGAAACAGATGTCTAGGAAGGAGAGGTTGGTAAGGAAGAAGTACATTGGTGTCTGCAGATGAGGGTCCAGGCGGGACACCAGTATGATGATGGCATTGCCCACTAAAGTCATGAGGTAGAAGATCAAGACCATCACAAAGAGAACCAGCTCTAGTCTAGGTCGATCTGAGAAACCCAGCAAGATAAATCCCTGTAGGGAGCTTTCATTGCCTTGCATTATAATCATTCAACACACTTCACCTattgaaatgaaagaaattagaatTATTCTCCTGAGATTCAAAATAGTTACAGaaatttaccttctctcttacctTTAGTGGCAAGTTAGGGACAAAGTTTTTCCTGAAAccattcagaaaaaaagttataGACTCTCCTAAGTTTAAGGAACTCTGGAAGAGATATCTTAACTCTAACCCAATCAAGTTTTCTTGTGGTTAACAGGGATCTGAGGAAAGTTTTTCCTTAATTCTACCTCAATCTTTGATGCCATAGCACATATTACATTTCTCATATATCAAGCATCATGAGTGTAATCATTCAAAAGTAAACACAATTTTAGGCAATAAATCAGAAACTAGGGCTTAAAACAATAGCAATGTCTCTGAAGAAAGAATAATTATTGTGTTACAGGAATTATAAACATGTTTTCAGGTAGTGTCTAGTTTTGAATGCACAGCTATTTGGGAAAGAACagattttcaatattttctctaGTACCATGCAGGGTGAAACAATACAGTCAAGGGATATATATCTTCCTCCTGGAGTTAGACCACCTTTATTAAATAATTCATGATTACATAAATTTCTATATACAAATAACAAAAGGTATTTTTGTGTATGCATGTGATGTGTGTGGTAAAGTGAAGTGGGATTTGGAACTATAATTTAATCAGTTATACAAGACTCTTTgtttggaaattttctatctGATTCAGATCAGCAACTAATCTGCCCCTGACAGTATTAAAACATTGCTTAAGGCACTAAGAAGTTAAAGGACTAGCTGATAGTCACCCAACCTttaagtatcagaggtaggacttaaaCTTAAAGCTTTTCTAATTTATGGCACATTCCTTGAATACAAAGATTGTGCCTTATATTACCTTTGCATTTTCTGACCTTTATTTAACAGTAGttcttattcagttgttttcagtagtGTCTTCTGAAAAagttcatgggattttcttggcaaagataatgcaatgttttgctatttccttctccagcatcttctcattttacagttgagaaattgaggcaaatagtcagtaagagacttgcccagggtaacacaactagtaagtgaggccatatttgagttcagatattcctgactccaggcccagtaccctatccactgtgtcacctagttacCCCTTGTATATAGTAGACATTCAATTTGGAATAGGAGTATCAGGAAGAAAAAGAGTAGGGGCATAAGGAGAAGAatctgaatcctggctctgctacttaatTGCTAGATGATCCTGAATAATTTACAATATCCTTTGGGACTTCAGGTTCTTCAGCTATAAATTAAATGATCTGAGATTGTGCTTGGTCCAGTTTAAAAATGCTGTAATTGTAAAACTATCTGATTGTTGTTTTCAGCTATGTGAATCATCTGTGACATTAGTTCTATTCCTAGAACTCTGAGGCATCAGAGATGAGAATTCAAGAGAAAACTTTTGATCTAATGTATAATCAGAGGaggcaaatacattttaatttaaattgaagtgaaataataaagaaatgatgTACTCActcatcaaatataaattcttttttcatttcctgCTCTTTGGTTTTAAATaacaccccacccccacataTTCCTTCAAAAATGTTAAGACATTCCCTGAGGTGAAGGATATAAGTTTTTAGCCTTGTCCCTTGAATATCTCAAAGCACTTACACATTTATGGTATGATTTCCCCTGATGTCATTTCTGCAGGGTAGACAAAGACAAGACTGATTTTTACCTTCTCTACCACTCTGTTGCAAGGAGAGAAATACAGCCCCAGAAAGGACAAATACAGAACAGGCATGTGAAGAATCTGATCTGGAACAAGAATTCAGATCTTCAAATTTCTCAGACTATTGATTGATATTCTGATTCTTATGTTTTCCTTGATGCATAAGAAGTAGAAAATTCCCACCAATTTAGAAGTATATGAATTATTACTGGAACTTTCTAGaactaggatttttttctttacataatcATCTCCAAACACTGATAGTCTATTCAAAACTATTGTCTCATATAACCTGGCAGATAGGGATTTTTCTGACTCAATAGGAACCCTAATTCACAAGTGTCCTTAAAATTGGGGTGCTCCTACTATTATGACAATATTATGGATACATGGGAACTATTTTGCCATTTTAAAATGCCATCATTCccatccagaagaaaaaaaattaactattcatcaaatttcctttgtttcctgTATTGATTTCTGCCATATTGAATTGAGTACTTTCCCCCTGCCCAAaagcatttaatttaaattttattgtagCCTGTTGTTTTTATAACATGATAATTTCTGGATATACACTCCTTCCATCCACCCAGTGAACTTTTCCTTTTAGCaaagaaaaagttaaacaaaacataaacattaCCTAACATTCCATAGTTGTAATTTTTTGTTTAGCTTTCTGTAAACTTTCTAGGTTCCTATTCACTTATATCTCACTATAACTTCTAGGGATGGACAAACAAGATATTTTGTCTTTATGATAATACACATCTGGTTCTTTGGAAACACCCAGTTGACTATGTTTGTTTAGCAAGAAGTTTTAACCAAATGTTTCAGCATCATTTGGACATAACATAATAAtgttagctagcatttatatggaactttaaggtctgaaaagcactttacatatcttacttgattctcacaaccacctTGAAGTGGATGCTATTTTattatggtggtggtggtggatgtGGAAAAAGATAGGTTGTTGTTATttccccaggatcatacaacttgtgtctgagtcaggatttatatttaattattccagtttccaagtccagctctctatccaccatgtcACAGAGCTGCCTCTTTGCCTTGCACAAGTAAGATATAATCTGAGCATATAATTTTCCTGTCTCTCACCTGAACTTTTTCTTTTCGTGTCTTACAAGCTCTAACTGCAATAAAATCTATGGGTTGAAAGtgtttcatatatatgtacatatatacacatgcatatgtacatatgtatacatatgttatatgcatatacatacacatatacatgcctatacacatatatgatatcATTATAGCACAATCTGGCACTTAAACTAATTATCACCATCTACGGTTGTaaagtggggcacttcataaagtgagtccaaAACCCAGAATTTCAATTACTGGAAccgtgatttattaataaaagaacaaaaaacgaATCTACCAGTTGGGACAGACTTCCTTAGTGGAAGCTGTTTCGGACTAACATTTTGGAACAGTTTATATAGGGTTACAGgatacaaagttatttttttttacatataggttCTTAATCAAACAAACCTTTCCACagacacaggaatgtggggtcagAGATGAGGAGACAATCCTCAGATTTATGTGGGGGCTGTTATTTAGGGGTTGTTTATTTATGCATCCATTTAGTCACCTAGCCCTAGTTAGCCATATGTTATCTTGCTTCCATActgacctctttgatagtcctgaaattccttttgCTTTCCTGCCCTTTCTAATTCTCACCCCCAAGCTAAGTAGAGCCTGGTCTGCTGTCTGCATAAACAGACCTCCTGGGGGAGGGAAGCCAGGACTGTTCCCTAAAAAATGCTGGCAGGGATttatctgctttatctactttaATTTTACTATCCTCCCCTTTTGGGACTACTTCATTTGCCTAATTGACTTCATTTGGTACATAAATGGATTACTCATAACCTCTTTTCAATAACAAAGACATATTGctacaattatttattaatggagggtaaattttagaaaagttttggGTCCCAAAGATCCCTAGTCAGAGTGAGTCAGGGAAACAAACATACCTCTCCTTATCACTTCTGGCTTGCAGCAATGTCCATCATATCCCCCACTTGTTCTccatatgagaaaagaaaaatctatcaGTTTTCTATTATCTTGTGGAATCTGTAGAAGGCACACCAATCCTTTTATCCTTCTGTACTCTTCTCTAACTTTTACTCCCTTGGTTATGAGTTTTTGGGGTTAAACACTAAAAACCATAGCTGGTAGAGACTTGAGAAGTTCTCACTGGGAAAACAGGTAAATGTAATAGTCCAAGGCTGTGTTCATACTCTTGGTGCCAATAGCTTAAATGTAGAGGAAATATGAATATGACTAGcatggaaaggaaggaatcatTTGTTCCCCCCCTTCCCACCTCATCACTAGGAGATTCCAAGCAAGTCAGCCATCACCAAAAGACTAATGTTGGTGATAGCAGTATTATTTGTACCTCCTTGGCATCATCAGGAAATAAACATCATTCTGGGGGAAAGAAATTGTCTTGATGATTCTGCTGAGGCCTCTGGGACCACATGTCCCAAATAAGCAATTAAGAAGAGATGCTATGCTGATCTGTCCAGAGAGGGATTTCCTGAGAGAGGACTTCTTAACAAGGTTCTATCTGAATTGTTTCATCTTTGGGGTAAGGGGATTTTCATAATGTGAGATATGCATTGAAAAATTTTACTCAATTATTTTTGTGTGATCATTTAAGAGAATCTCAAGATATGATATTGAAGATATCTTAAAGATCCATAGATCCACACTCCTTTGGGTGTGGTAAGTGAATCACTGTTGTAACTAACTTTCTAAAGCCCTTGAAAATAATACCATCAGATGTAGTTGAACACAACTGCTTATAAATCATATTCTCTCTACTCCTACCTTTTTGTTCTGCTACCCTTCTTATGACCAAATGATACCAATGCAATAAATGTTCCTACCTGGGaaactcaaaaaaagaaattctattttaacatcatatttctcttttataaacTTTATTTGTTGTCTGGGTAAGAATTTTCTCACTAGCCATAATTATAAAACCCCATCAAGTTCATTAAATGAAATATCTCTCCTTTgtaaggagcttaaattctaataggggaaataagtaaaaacaaaataattccaaagcAGTTAAATGTGAGGTAATTCACaaggaaaagtaaaacaaaaaagagttgaaggaataaagaaaagtttGTAACATACAGTAGTACTTGATTTGAACCTTCAGGGTGGAAAGGGACACTACTCTGAGGCAAGAGTATGGAGGAAGTACATTTCAGTCATGGCAGACAAGTATTTCATTGACCTAGAGATAAGAAATGGAGGATTAtgtataagaaatagaaagaaggtCAGTTTGGCTGAACTATAGAGTGAGAAGGTG
It includes:
- the LOC100619459 gene encoding olfactory receptor 2W3-like, yielding MQGNESSLQGFILLGFSDRPRLELVLFVMVLIFYLMTLVGNAIIILVSRLDPHLQTPMYFFLTNLSFLDICFTTSSIPQLLFNLGGSDKSISYTGCAIQLFMFLALGGTECILLAVMAYDRFTAICKPLHYTVIMHPQLCLQLVAVAWLSGIANSLAMSPVTLTLPRCGRHQVDHFLCEMPAMIKMACVDTTLIESTVFVLASCFTLLPLSLILVSYGYITRTVLRIKSAAGRRKAFNTCGSHITVVSLFYGNIIYMYMQPGNNSSQDQGKFLTLFYNLLTPSLNPLIYTLRNKEVKGALRRLVKKERG